The DNA region GCAATCGTCGAACAGCAAGCGATAGTCCGCGCCCACGCGATACCATTCCAGCATCGTGAATTCCGGGCTGTGCAAGGCGCCACGTTCCCGGTTGCGCCACACGTGGCTGAAAGCAAAGATGCGTTGCTCGCCCGCCGCCAGCAGCTTTTTCATGGAGAACTCCGGGCTGGTATGCAGGTACATCTGCTGCGGCAGCCCATCATTTCCGATCATCGAGGTGGCAAAGCCATGCAGGTGGGCCTCGTTCCCCGGGCTGAGCGCAAGCGCAGCCGGGTCAACCTCGACGAAGTCCTGCGCGCCCAACCAGTCCCGGATCGCGGCCTGAGTGCGGTTCCGGGCCAGCAGGACAGGTCGCCGTTCGGCATGGCGCTCACGATCCCACCAGGGGGTGTCGGGCTGCTGATTCATGGCGTAAACTCCATCTTGGCCGGGAAGCGCCGCTTGCGACTGGCAATGCCCGGCGGAAAGCGATATGGGACCCCATCTTCGCCGGTTTCGCATAGCCGGCCTTCCGGTATTTGAAAAGCACGCTAGGAACCAGCCTTGAAAGTCATCGCTTCAAGCCTCCGCAAAGGCAATGTCGTCGAGATCGACGGTCGCCTTCATGTCGTCCTGACGGCGACAAACTTCCACCCCGGCAAGGGCACTCCGACCACCCAGGTCGATCTGCGCCGCATCTCGGACGGCAACAAGGTGTCGGAGCGGTGGAAGACCACCGAGCAGGTCGAGCGCGCCCATGTCGACGAGCGGGCCTACAACTTCCTCTATGAGGATGGCGAAGGCTTCCACTTCATGGAGCCGGAAAGCTACGAGCAGGTCACCGTCTCTCCCGACGTTGTGGGCGACGACAAGGTCTTCCTCGAGGATGGCATCAGCGTCTTCCTGCAGGTCCATAACGGCGTCGCCATTGCCATCGAACTGCCGCAGAAGGTCACGGTCGAAGTCGTCGAGACCGAGCCAGTCGTCAAGGGCCAGACCGCTTCGTCCAGCTACAAGCCCGCCATGGCACATAATGGCGTGCGGATCATGGTCCCGCCCCATATCGGCGTCGGCACCAAGGTGGTGATCAATACGGCCGACCTGACTTATGTCGAACGGGCCAAGGGCTGATCGAAAGGGGCGCCTCGGGCGCCCCTTTTCATTCGGGTGATCTCACGACGCGCTGGCTTGCCGTTCACGCCAGTTCGCGGACCGCGCTGCCCGCTCCGGGCTGGCGGGCGATCAATCGGGCGGCATCCGCCAGAGGAAGAAGCGGCGGCAGGGAAGTCGGCGTTGCAAGATAATGCGGCGTCCAGTCGGGATCGAACTTGTCCTTGAAGGCGCGAAGTCCTTCGAACTTGTAGAAACTTCCGCCATGGCGGAAGATCAGCGCGCCGAACCGGTCCCAGACCCGACGCGACCGGTTCGGATCAAGCCCGGCAAGCGGTGCCATGCCAAGCGAGAACGCCGGATATCCGCGTTCCTTCAGCGCCAGCATCAGCGCCGTGAACATGAACTCCATTGTCCCGCTCGGCGTGTTCGCGCGGTGCCGCATCAGATCGATCGAGGCAACCTCGTGCCTGTCGGTCGTCATGATATTCCCGAAGGCCACGACCTTTCCGTTGTGGCGTACCAGCGCAAGCGCCCAGCGGTCCAGCCACTCGGGTTCGAAACGACCGACCGAGAAGCCTTTCTCGCGCGATTTCTTGGACTCGAGCCATTCATCCGAAATCATCCGCAATTCGGTGATCAGGGCAGGGTCATGCGGAGGCATGACGATTTCAAGTGCCAGCCCGTCTCGCCCGGCGCGCGCGTAGCTCGTGCGCAGCCGCTTACGTTCGGGACCGCTGAGCGAGAATCTGCGCAGATCCACGACGGCCTCTTCGCCCATCTTGTGCAGCGTCATGCCCAGATCAAGCATCAGGGGCACGTCGTCTGGGCCCACCTCATAGAAAATGGGTCGCGCGCCGGAACGGCGGGCCGCGTCGACGAAGCTGTAGGCGACCTCTTCGCAGGATTCCTCTTCGCCGACAGGCGGCCCAAAGGCGATCCAAGACGACCCGGCAACTCCGAACATCAGGAAGGCCTGCTGATCGTCCGAAAGCATGATCGCCTTGTCGCCTGTCAGCGCGAAGCCTGCATCCGGGTTCAGCCCCCGCATTGCGATGCGCCCGGCGGTTTCCAACGTCCGGGCATCTGGCGCCTCGGGCCTGAACCTCGGGATGCGCAGCAGCAAGAACAGCGCACCCAATCCGACCATGAGCCCCGCGAGCAGCGCTGAACGCAGGGCCCTTGGTGCCCGCTCGTCGGTGGCGAACTGCCACCACAGCTCGTTCGAATACGGGGTTTCCTTATGCGCGAAGAACAGCACGAAGCCGAAACCCGCGATCGCTGCCACCATCAACGCGATCCATCCCGGCGTCAGGGCCGAATGAGTCAAGAGCGAGCGGCGATGAAAGGCGCGGCGGAACGGCATCAGGATCATCACACCGATGATCAGCGCGGCCGATTGTCCCGGCTCGACCCCTTCGATGATCGCGAAACCGGCCCCGGTGAGCATGGCGATGACTGTCAGCCAGAAGGCGCCCAGACTGCGTCGCACGACGCCCAGGGACAATACGATCAGCCCCGCGCCAAGCGCGCTGGTTAACAGGATCGATCCCTCGACGAAGGCAAGGGGAAAGAGAGATTCCGCGAGTTCGGCGGCTTCCGTCATCGGGGGCAACAGGGCCGACACACTCATCCACAAGCCCGACCCGAACACCATGACCGCAAGCAGCAGCGGAGCAAGTGGCGAAACCGCGCGCATGGCAGGCTCGATCGAGGCAAGCCCGCGACCGAATGCCGTTCTTGGCCGGCGACTGCCAAACAGGCGCCATCCCTCGTAGAGCGCGAGCAGCATCAAGGCGACGGCGAATGGAAGCAGGTAATAGATCAGCCGGTAGAGCAGCAGTGCGGCGGCCACGTTGTCGATGGGCACATCGCTTGGCATCGCGGCGATGATAACGCTTTCGAACACCCCGACACCGCCCGGCACATGGCTGAGCACGCCTGCCATTGTCGCGGCGGCGAAGACCGCAAGGAATGTCGGAAAGCTCATTCCGGCATCCGGCAAGAGCACATAAAGCGTCAGCGCAGAAAAGGCGACGTCGCCAAGACAGATCAGCAGTTGCGTTCCCAGCACCGGCAGCGATGGCGCATGCAGGCAAAACCGGCCGATCCGCAGTTCGCGACGGGTCACCGCCGCCCACAGCAGGGGCAGCACCACCGCGCAGATCGCCGCGATAGAAAGAAGCCTGATCGTGGGTTCCGGCAACGGAAGGATTGGACCCAGCGCCCCGGGATGCATGGCAAGCGCCGAAAAGCCGATAAGAGATGCAGATATGCCGAATGAGGCTGCGGTGAATGTTGATATCGCCGCGATGTCGTATCCATCCAGTCCCAGTCCCGAATAGACCCGCCACCGGACCGCGCCACCGGAAATCGCCGAAAGCCCGATCGTATTGCCGAAGGCATAGGCCATCAGTCCGCCGGTCATGGCGACGGGCAGGGGCAGGGGCTTGCGAATATGGCGCAAGGCCGACCAGTCATAGCCTGCCAGGAAAAGGTATCCCGCGATCGTCGTCAGGATCGCCATGCCCGTGACATGCCAGGGCGTCGATCGGATCTGCTCGGCGACCTCGCGAATATTGACGGGCGCGAGCAACCGGTTCAACGCGTAGAGCCCCCCGCCGAACAGCAGGATTGCCACGATATACGGGAGAAACTGCCGCCACAGCGCGGGGCGGGCGAGGTCAACCTCGGTCTGGGTCGGCCCGGACTGCATTTTCGGAACGCTCACCTTTTGCATCCATTCGGCGAGACGGATCGAGCGCCGCTTCAACCGAGATCACGCGCTCCATAATCCACAGATGCGTCGCGCGAAAGATGCAGACGCATGAAGCGCCTATCTCGGGGTCATGAATCCGCACCCCCAATCACCGTGACGCAAGGTCGCGGCAGCGCGGGGGAAGCGACCATGCCACCAGGGTGTCTTTGACGTTGTCAGGAGTTTCCCAGCCGCTAGTCTTGCCGCTGAGGATCGCGCGGCCTTTTCCGACAGGCCGGGCGGGTAGCGGAGGAGGAGGATTGGTTTGCGGATTGAAGACCGTGTGTTCCTGATTACGGGGGCGGGCTCGGGCCTGGGGGCTGGCGTGGCGCGCATGGCCATTTCAGCGGGCGCGAAAGCGATCCTGCTTGATATCAACGCCGCGGCCGGATCAGCCATGGCGGACGAGTTGGGAGAGGACAGCCTGTTTGTGAAGACGGATGTGACCAGCGGCCCCGAGTCCGAAGCGGCGCTCAAGGCGGGCATAGACGCCTTTGGCCGGATCGACATCGCCGTCAACTGCGCAGGGATCGCGCCGGGTGAAAGGATTGTCGGCCGGGATGGGCCGCATGGCCTGGATAGCTTTTCGCGTGCCATCCAGATCAACCTCATCGGTACGTTCAACCTGCTGCGTCTTGCCGCGAATGCGATGACCGGCAATGAGCCCGGTGAAGGGGGTGAGCGCGGCGTGATCGTGAACACGGCGTCGGTCGCGGCGTTTGACGGCCAGATCGGGCAGGCCGCCTATGCCGCGTCGAAGGGAGGGGTGGCCGCCATGACGCTGCCCGCCGCGCGCGAGTTGGCGCGACATGGCATCCGGGTCGTGACCATCGCGCCGGGGATCTTTGCCACGCCGATGATGTCGGGACTGCCGCAAGACGTGCAGGACAGCCTTGGCGGCACGGTGCCTTTCCCGTCTCGACTGGGCCGCCCCGAGGAATATGCGGCTCTCGTTCGGCACATTGCCGAAAACCAGATGCTGAACGGTGAGGTCATCCGGCTGGATGGCGCGCTGCGCATGGCGCCGAAGTGAGGGAGAGGGACATGAACGATGATCCGATCGTGATCGTGG from Paracoccus sp. MBLB3053 includes:
- the efp gene encoding elongation factor P gives rise to the protein MKVIASSLRKGNVVEIDGRLHVVLTATNFHPGKGTPTTQVDLRRISDGNKVSERWKTTEQVERAHVDERAYNFLYEDGEGFHFMEPESYEQVTVSPDVVGDDKVFLEDGISVFLQVHNGVAIAIELPQKVTVEVVETEPVVKGQTASSSYKPAMAHNGVRIMVPPHIGVGTKVVINTADLTYVERAKG
- the mprF gene encoding bifunctional lysylphosphatidylglycerol flippase/synthetase MprF, with translation MSVPKMQSGPTQTEVDLARPALWRQFLPYIVAILLFGGGLYALNRLLAPVNIREVAEQIRSTPWHVTGMAILTTIAGYLFLAGYDWSALRHIRKPLPLPVAMTGGLMAYAFGNTIGLSAISGGAVRWRVYSGLGLDGYDIAAISTFTAASFGISASLIGFSALAMHPGALGPILPLPEPTIRLLSIAAICAVVLPLLWAAVTRRELRIGRFCLHAPSLPVLGTQLLICLGDVAFSALTLYVLLPDAGMSFPTFLAVFAAATMAGVLSHVPGGVGVFESVIIAAMPSDVPIDNVAAALLLYRLIYYLLPFAVALMLLALYEGWRLFGSRRPRTAFGRGLASIEPAMRAVSPLAPLLLAVMVFGSGLWMSVSALLPPMTEAAELAESLFPLAFVEGSILLTSALGAGLIVLSLGVVRRSLGAFWLTVIAMLTGAGFAIIEGVEPGQSAALIIGVMILMPFRRAFHRRSLLTHSALTPGWIALMVAAIAGFGFVLFFAHKETPYSNELWWQFATDERAPRALRSALLAGLMVGLGALFLLLRIPRFRPEAPDARTLETAGRIAMRGLNPDAGFALTGDKAIMLSDDQQAFLMFGVAGSSWIAFGPPVGEEESCEEVAYSFVDAARRSGARPIFYEVGPDDVPLMLDLGMTLHKMGEEAVVDLRRFSLSGPERKRLRTSYARAGRDGLALEIVMPPHDPALITELRMISDEWLESKKSREKGFSVGRFEPEWLDRWALALVRHNGKVVAFGNIMTTDRHEVASIDLMRHRANTPSGTMEFMFTALMLALKERGYPAFSLGMAPLAGLDPNRSRRVWDRFGALIFRHGGSFYKFEGLRAFKDKFDPDWTPHYLATPTSLPPLLPLADAARLIARQPGAGSAVRELA
- a CDS encoding 3-hydroxyacyl-CoA dehydrogenase, translated to MRIEDRVFLITGAGSGLGAGVARMAISAGAKAILLDINAAAGSAMADELGEDSLFVKTDVTSGPESEAALKAGIDAFGRIDIAVNCAGIAPGERIVGRDGPHGLDSFSRAIQINLIGTFNLLRLAANAMTGNEPGEGGERGVIVNTASVAAFDGQIGQAAYAASKGGVAAMTLPAARELARHGIRVVTIAPGIFATPMMSGLPQDVQDSLGGTVPFPSRLGRPEEYAALVRHIAENQMLNGEVIRLDGALRMAPK